TTTTCGATAACAACATATTCAACATCATATTCACGAACAAACTCTCTTTACTTATTATGGTACGATACATATTTTTTCTTCTCATTTTTTTCGGCACAGTAGTTTTTTCGCAATCCTCAAAAACGTTGCTTTCGCTTGATATTACGTACGAGTACGATACAGGAATTCCGAAGACGTTAACGATAAGCGGAAATCCTGAACAAACGCCGCTTTGGCTTGGTACATCATTGTATCCGTACGGCGTTGTTGACGTGCTTGGACAAGGAATTCATAAGCAAATAGAAATAAAGAAAACGCCGTTCAAGGAAACGATAGAACTTGGAAAGAATGTCTATAGCGGTTCGTTTGAAATTGCATTGTATAGAAAAAAAATTGAACGAGAGGATTGTGCAGAAGACAGCGGATGCTATTGGTGCAAAAGAAACGGATTTCATCTCGAAGAACTGCTCGAATACAAAAACGGATACCTTTTCTGGAAATAATTTTTCGTTCACTCGTGAGTTCGTTTGTTCATACTTTCTTCCAAACAACACAACGAATTAACGAGCAAACCAACGAACCAACGAACCAACAAACTAAAAACCATGACTTCACGAAACTTATCCGAAGAAATGACGCTCACCAACAATGGGTTTCTTTTCGACCACGTAACCGGATTAACATACACATTAAATTCAACAGGCGGCTTTATCTTGAAAAAAATTATAGATGGAAACAAGCCAAATGAAATAATTGCAGAATTGACGCAATCATTTGATGTTAACGATTCAACAGCGCGAAATGATTTCGAAGAATTTTTTGAACTTGCTCGCGTGTACGGAATTTTGTAAAATGATAATAGGCAAAAGATTTTTCTGTTTTCTCGTTTTGTGTGTGTACGGTGCATCTTTTACAAGCAGTGTATTTTCGCAAGAATTTACTTCTGTTTGGAATTCGCCGCCGTGGGATTCGGGAGGTGTTGCGCCGAATAGCGTTGTGTGGTCGTTACACAACGAACAACTTGATTTGGACAACGACGGAAAAAAAGAATTCCTTTGCGTTTCGTCGTGGAGTGATACGTTTTACAATGCTGTGTACTTATACGAAAGCAATGGAAATAATACGTTTTACATTGTTTGGAGTTATAGTTTCTCTGGTTACTCGAATGATTACAGCAACGTTGCCGTTTCCGATTTAGACGGTGACGAAAAAAAAGAAATCATCTGTTTCGTTGACCCGCTTGATTCCACATATCACGGATTTTACGTGTTTGAATGGGATGGAACTGATAATGGATTTCCAACGCTACCAACTGTAACCTGGAACCTAAATTTGCCGTACGCGTTTGATGAAGGCAGCGCAATTATCGGAGGAGATTTTGATAACGATAATCGAGAAGAAGTTTCCGTATTATTTCAGGAATCATTCACGTATGCAAAAACGCGCTTGATGATTTTTTCTCTCGATTCAAATTCAACGTTCGCAAATCCCGTTTGGAATATTGAACTTAACGATACAACAACATTTTATTACAGCGGTTATTCACTCACTGCAACGGATTTAGATAGAGACGGGAAAAAAGAAATTGTTGCAAGCGGTTGGGATTCAACATTTCACATTGCAATTTTTGAAAACACGGGAAATCCAAATTCTTACTCGCGTGTTGCAAATATTTGGAACATAACTGCGTATGCTGATTTTGCAAACGGTGGATTTGTTGAAGCAAATTTTGACAGCAACGCAACAAATGAATTGTATATCTCGACTGTAGCGGGAAATATTTTTGTTGTAACGAACAACGGGGATATAAGCGCGATGACTTCTGCAAATGTTCATCCGCTGACGCAGCATTATGTTGATGGTTACGGATTGATTGGGATTACTGCGGGAAATGCCGATGGAAATAATTTTCCCAATCTTTATGTTGCCGGAAGTTATCACGAAAATGTTTTGGATTTTGAATACCACGGCGGCGATGTTACAAACCTAGCGAGTTACGTGCAAACAATTGATTTTCAAGACGATACAACAGATGACCACACCTTCGGTTCCGACCAAGGATATTTACGTCCGAGTAAAATTGCAATTGGTGATTTTGATAATGATGGCATTGGTGATATGGTAATTTCGTCGTCGAGTTTTGCATTCGATAAACCAACACTTACTGTTGCTGAGTTTTCGGGAACAAGTTCGGTGCGTGAAAATTTTTCTCCGAAGCAATTTCTTCTGAAACAGAATTTTCCCAATCCATTTAATCCGAAAACGGCTATTGGCTTTTCGCTGTTTGCTGTTAGCAATGTAACTTTGAAAATTTACAATTTGCAAGGAAAAGAAGTTACTACGCTTCTTAACAATAAAGAAATGCAAGCGGGAAATCACGAAATTCAATTCGATGCAATAAATCTTTCTTCGGGTATGTATTTCTATCGTTTAATAACAAATACATTTTCCGAAACAAAGAAAATGATTTTACTGAAATAAATTTAGCCACGAATTACACGAATTGACACTAATTTTTTGTTTCGTGAAAATTCGTGCAATTCGTGGCGACAAAAACATCTACCCAACTAATGACAAAAAACATCGCCATCACCGGACTTAACGCAACCGATAATCCCGCGCCGGGAATTCCGATTACACGTTGCTTGCGCAAAGATAATTGGAAAGGAAAAATTATCGGACTCGCGTACGATGCATTCGACACAGGAATTTATGATGCGGAACTTCTCGACGAAGTGTATCTTATTCCGTATCCCAACGAAGGAGAACATGCTCTCTTGCATCGCTTGAAAGAAATCCAAGCGCGTACTCGCATAGATATGTTTCTTCCGACTCTCGATTCGGAACTATTCAATGCAAATCGTCTTATTCACGATTTCCAAGAAATTGGAATAAAAACATTTCTTCCATCCGAAGAACAAGTGCGAATGCGTTCCAAAGCGTTGCTCTCGGAATTTTGTATGAAGCATGAAATTCGCGTTCCGAAAACTATTGTAATGAACGATATTCGAATGATTCCCGAAGCAACGAGAAAAGTGGGATTACCAATTGTTATCAAAGGAGTTTTTTACGAAGCGTACGTTTGTTACTCGATGGAAGAAGCGAATATTTATTTCGGGAAATTAAATGCAAAATGGGGACTGCCGATTATTGCCCAAGAATATTTACCCGGCGAAGAATACGATGTTGCCTGCGTTGGCGATGGGAAAGGAAATCTTATTGGCGCAGTGCCGATGCGAAAATTGCGTTTGACGGAAAAAGGAAAAGCGTGGGCGGGCGTTACTATTAAAGATAAAAATCTCTATGAGCAAGCGGAAAAACTTATTGATGCGTTGAAATGGCGCGGACCATGCGAAGTGGAAATGCTCAAAGACCCAAAAACCAACGAATATATTTTGGTAGAAATTAATCCGCGTTTCCCGTCGTGGATTTATC
This genomic interval from Ignavibacteria bacterium contains the following:
- a CDS encoding PqqD family protein, with amino-acid sequence MTSRNLSEEMTLTNNGFLFDHVTGLTYTLNSTGGFILKKIIDGNKPNEIIAELTQSFDVNDSTARNDFEEFFELARVYGIL
- a CDS encoding T9SS type A sorting domain-containing protein, which translates into the protein MLTIQQREMISKNFLNLLACTEFCKMIIGKRFFCFLVLCVYGASFTSSVFSQEFTSVWNSPPWDSGGVAPNSVVWSLHNEQLDLDNDGKKEFLCVSSWSDTFYNAVYLYESNGNNTFYIVWSYSFSGYSNDYSNVAVSDLDGDEKKEIICFVDPLDSTYHGFYVFEWDGTDNGFPTLPTVTWNLNLPYAFDEGSAIIGGDFDNDNREEVSVLFQESFTYAKTRLMIFSLDSNSTFANPVWNIELNDTTTFYYSGYSLTATDLDRDGKKEIVASGWDSTFHIAIFENTGNPNSYSRVANIWNITAYADFANGGFVEANFDSNATNELYISTVAGNIFVVTNNGDISAMTSANVHPLTQHYVDGYGLIGITAGNADGNNFPNLYVAGSYHENVLDFEYHGGDVTNLASYVQTIDFQDDTTDDHTFGSDQGYLRPSKIAIGDFDNDGIGDMVISSSSFAFDKPTLTVAEFSGTSSVRENFSPKQFLLKQNFPNPFNPKTAIGFSLFAVSNVTLKIYNLQGKEVTTLLNNKEMQAGNHEIQFDAINLSSGMYFYRLITNTFSETKKMILLK
- a CDS encoding ATP-grasp domain-containing protein gives rise to the protein MTKNIAITGLNATDNPAPGIPITRCLRKDNWKGKIIGLAYDAFDTGIYDAELLDEVYLIPYPNEGEHALLHRLKEIQARTRIDMFLPTLDSELFNANRLIHDFQEIGIKTFLPSEEQVRMRSKALLSEFCMKHEIRVPKTIVMNDIRMIPEATRKVGLPIVIKGVFYEAYVCYSMEEANIYFGKLNAKWGLPIIAQEYLPGEEYDVACVGDGKGNLIGAVPMRKLRLTEKGKAWAGVTIKDKNLYEQAEKLIDALKWRGPCEVEMLKDPKTNEYILVEINPRFPSWIYLSAGAGVNLPLAVVHLALGEKVKKLPVPQPGFTFVRHATDLVCPMNYLESLTTKGELIFE